Below is a window of Polyangiaceae bacterium DNA.
CTGGGCCGCGAGGATCAGCTCGTGGCGCGTCTTGGCCAGCTCGTAGTCGAACACGCTGTAGCTCGCCTGGAGCTTCGCCTCGTGCTTCGCCAGGTAGTAGTTGAGCCCGCCCTCGAACACCCAGGTCTCGTCTTCCTTGGCGGTGGAGTCTTCCTCCACGTTCGGATCCAGGTAGCCGATGCGCGCGACCGGCTGGAGGCGATCGAAGAAGGTGTAGCCGGCGGCGGCATAGAAGCCGTGGCCCCGGATGCGATCACTGCCGGTGGCGGGCACGTCCCAGGCGCGGATGTACTCCGCTTGCAGGAGCGCGTTCGCCATTTCGATGCGGAAGTCTCCTTCCACGCGGTCCTTGGTGGCGGTGCGATCGCGATCGGTGATGCCCATGTAGCCCACCGCGCCGACCATGATCTCCTTGATCGGATAGGCCTCGACGCGCAGGCCGACGTCTTTCTGATTGTTGGAATCGGCTCGGTTCTGCCCTTCGCCGTTCAGGATGCTGAGCGAGTAGTAGAACTTGTCGTCGAACAGCTTCTTGTCGACGCGCAGGCCGATGTCGCGCTTGTCGCCCCACTTACGGGCGGCCGCGGCGCGCTCCGGGAACAGCAGCTTGGACGAACCGTTGTAGCCTTCCCAGCTCACCGGGATCTTGAACTGGCCCATCGAGACGTCGGCGTAGTCGCTCATGAAGGTGATGAAGAAGTCCTGCATGATCGACACGGTGCTCGACTGGCTGACCGTGACGCTGGTCGAGCCGTCGGCGGTCGGCACGGTGGTCTTGTCCGGATCGAGGACCTTGGCGGGGTCGATCATCAGCTGGTACGCGACCTGCTTGGGCAGGATCTCGCCTTTCACTCGGATCTCGGCGCGGCGCAGCCGGAAGGTCGAAGGGGCCTTCACGCCCTCCTGGCGCGGGACGAACAGCCAGCCCTGGAGCAGCGCGCTCGGTTGGAAGACCCCCTGCTTGCCCACCGACATCTTCTTGGGCGCCGGCGGCTCGTCCAACTTCTGGGGCGGGGGCGCGGGCTCGGGCGCGGCGACGGGGACCTCGGGCGCGGCGGCCGCGACCGGGGGCTCGGCGGCGGGCGGTGCTGGAGCCGGCGCTGGCTCGGCTGCCGCCGGCGGCGCGGGCTCGGGTGCGGGTGCGGGTGGCGGCGCGGGTGCGGGCTCGCCCTGGGCGAAAGCGGGTGCAGCGTTGAGGAGAACGAGTGTGACAGTGGCGAACGAGAGGGAGCGGTGCATCATGGTGACCTCGACACGGGCGTTATCTACTCCTCGTGTGACGAGAACGTGACGAGTCCGTGAGCTTCGAGAAAAAATGCCGAGCATTGGGACAGAACCAGCATGATTTGGATCAACTGCGCCACCGCCGTGACGGCAGCGTGTCTCAGCCTGGGGTGCGGCTGCGCGGCTTCCAGCGAGCGACGCCCCGAGCAGCGCGCCGCCGAGGTCGCCGATCACCACGAGGCTTGGGGTGCGACGTTCTCCCTCCCCGCGGGCTGGAGCGGCGGTGAGAACGACGCAGGCGGCATCGAGCTCACCGACGGCGAGCTCGCGTTGATGGTCGGTCGCAGCGCGCTCGCGGAAGGCGAGTCCCTCGACGCCTTCGCGAAGGGCCGGCGCACCACGCTCGAAGAGCTGGGCGCTGCGGAGTCGCTGGAGCAGAGCGAGCAGCGCTTCGGGGGAGAGCGTGCGCTCCTCTACCGCGGCCGTGGCAGCGACGGTGTCGAGCTCCGTCTGCTGGTGACGCGGCTCGACCCCCGCACGGGGCTGAGCTTCCTCCTGATCGGTGAGGCAAAGCAGGCTGCCCGAGCCGACGCCGCGTGGACCAAGCTCCTGGGCTCGCTCACGCTTCCGGGGAAATGACGCCGCGTTCGCCCTTCGGCGCTCCGCTTGCTATGGTTCGGCCCCGGTGACGGAACCCAAGGACTCCGCGGGCCTGGACACCGAGGCCATCGACGACGCCTGGGGCGACGAGCCTGGTCCGGCGCCCGCGCCTGCGAGTGCCCCCATGGTGCCTTCGAAGCCGGTGGCCCGCGCGCTCCGCCCGCCCCGTCCGCTCCGCCCGCTCCCCGCGCCAGCCCCCGCGGCAGCGGCGGACCTGCCGCCGGACGACGAGATCGAGTTCGAGGCCGACGCGGTCGCGCGGGACTCGATGCCCACCTTCCAGCACCCGAATCCGCTCGAGTTCGATCGCGACCCGGACGCCGAGGCCAAGCCGCGCCCTCCGCTGCCCAAGCCGCCGCGGCTGCCGAAGCTGCCGCGAGGCTAGTCTCGACTTGCGCACTTTCACGCCGCGAAGAACTCGCCGCGCGAGCGTTTCGTCGAAGTCAGCCCCGCAGCGTGACCTGCGAGAAAGTCGCGACTCATCCCGCGGGACGAGGAAGCATCCGCCGGCCCACCCCTCCGGGTATCGCGAAGCGCGTTCGCCGGCAGTTTCCGTGGGTTTTCGCCACTCCTGATGATCGTGATCTGATCGTGGCAAGACTGCCCAAGTCGAGGCTAGTCTAGCTCGTCTCCGTAACGTTCGGCGCGGAGCGCTCGGGAGGCATCTCGGTACGCAGCGTGAACGAGAATTGCGTGCCGGAGCCCAGCGTGCTCTCGACGCGAACGCTGCCGCCCATGGCTTCCACGAGATGCTTCACGATCGAGAGTCCGAGCCCCGTGCCGCCGAGCTCGCGCGAGCGACCCGCGTCCACGCGGTAGAAGCGCTCGAACAGGCGCGGCAGGTGGCGCGGCTCGATTCCGGGACCGTCGTCGGAGACCGATACGCGCACCAGGTCACCTTCTTCGGACGCGCGCAGGCTCACCGTGCTGCCGTTTGGGCAGTACTTCACCGCGTTGTCGATCAGGTTGGTGAGCACATGGTCCAGCGCCTTCGGATCCACGCAGACCTTCGGCAGGGCGGCTGGTAGGTCCGCCAGCAGACGGATGCGCTTCTTGTCCGCGCGCTCGCGGAACAGGTCGATCACGTGCGACGCGACGCTGCCCAGCTCGAGCGACGCGAACCCGAGTTTGTAGGTCTGCGACTCGATTCGGGAGAGGTCCAACAGGTCCTCCACCAGCTCGCGCAGGCGCTCGGCGTTGCGGTCGATGATCTCGACGAAGCGCCGGGCCGCCTCGGGGTCCTTCTCCAGCGCGGTGTCCAGCGTCTCCGCGGCCGAGCGGATGGCCGTCACCGGCGTCCTGAGCTCGTGGGAGACGTTCGCCACGAAATCCCGGCGCATCGTCTCCAATCGACGCATGTCCGTGACGTCCACGAACACCGCCAGCGTCCCGCCCTGCTCGCCTGCCAGGGGCGCCGCGCGCACCAGCAGGCGGCGCGGCTTGATGCCGCCCACCTCGATGTCCCTGGAGTGGGGCTCGTCGCTCTCGATCACGTCGTCGAGCAGGGATTTCAGCTGTGCGTGCCGGATCACCTCGAGCGGCGTCTTGCCTTGGGCGTCCGAAGGCAGCAGCAACATCTCGCAGAGCGCCGGGTTCACCAGCGCCACGCGGCCGTCGCGGTCGAGCAGGAGCACGCCCTCTTGCATGCCGCTCAGGATGCCGCTCACCCGGTCGCGCTCGGAGCGCAGCTCCGACAGCGTCGAGCTCAGGCTGCTGGCCAGGGCGTCCAGAGCGCGGCCGAGCTCGCCCAGCTCGTCGGTGCCGGAGCGTCGGGTTCGCGTGGCCAGATCTCCCGCCGCCATGCGCCGGGCCGCCTCCGTGAGCGAGCGGGCGTCCCTCCAGACCAGCTGCGCGGCCGCGCTCGAGAGCACCACCGCCACCGCGATGGCCAGCAGCGCCGCGATGAGCGCGAGGCGTCGCAGGTCCGCGACGGCGCCGTCCACGCGGGCGAGCGACAGCGCGACACGGGCGACGCCGCCCGGCTTGCCATCGCGCTGGAAAGGCTCCGCCATGTAGAGCATGCGCTGGCGCACCGTGGTGCTGTGGCGCACGCTCTCGCCGGTTCGTCCCGCCAGCGCCGCGTCCACCTCGGCGCGACCGCGGTGGTTCTCAACCCTGGGCAGCTCGGCCCAGGTGACGTCCGAGTCGCCGAAGACCTTGCCTTCGAGGTCGATCAGCGTGACGCGCGCCTCGGCGCGCTTGCCCAGATCCTGCGCGAGGAGCTGCCACTCCTCCGGCGAGTCGGCGGGGGCGTCCGAGAGCTCCCGCGCGATCAGCTTCACGCGGACGTGAAGGTCGGTGCGGACGCTCTGGAGCAAGGCGTCTTCGAGCGCGCCGCGCAGGTAGGCGTAGCTGGCGATGACCGACGCGATGATCAGCCCGAGCGAGAGCAGGAAGAGCTTCGCGCGGACACCAAGCCTCAAATGCTCGCCTCGTCGGGCGAGCCCTTGAACCGATAGCCGACCCCGCGCACCGTCTCGACGTAGTCGCGGGCGCCTTCGAGCTTCTCCCGCAGGCGCTTTACGTGCGTGTCCACCGTGCGCGTGGTGATGTCGGCCTGGATGCCCCAGACGTCATCCAGCAACGCAGCCCGAGTCTGCACGCGGTTCTTGCGCTCGTACAGCGTCACCAGCAAGCGGAACTCCAGCGCGGTCAGCTCGATCTCGTGCTCTTCGACCCAGACGCGGTGCGCCTCGCGGTCGATCTTCAGGCAGCCGAACTCGATGGTGGCGTCCGAAGGCGGGCGTTCGCTCTTGGCTCGGCGCAAGATGGCCTGGATGCGCAGCATCAGCTCCCGAACGCTGAACGGCTTGACGATGTAGTCGTCGGCGCCGAGCTCGAACCCGACCACGCGGTCGATCTCCTCGCCGCGCGCCGTGAGCATCACGACCGGGATGCCGCGGGTCGCGGCGTCCTCCTTCAGCGTGCGGCACACGTCCGTTCCGGGGACGTCCGGCAGCATCAGATCGAGCAGCACCAGGTCGGGGTGCTCGGCCCGGGCCAGCCGCAGGCCCTCGACGCCACGCTCGGCCGACAGAGCTTCGTGGCCCGCTTGACGCAGGTTGTACGTGAGCACCTGCTGCAGGTCTCGTTCGTCCTCGATGACGAGTACTTTTGCCATCGCGCCCTCGGAGTAGCCTGATTGTGTGACGAACCGGTGACGGAGTGGGTCCTGGTGTAGCAAAGCTTCTTCTCCTCTGCACTCGGGAAGAGGAAACTCGGGAGGGCAGCCCGAAGACGCGCGCTCACGCCACCGGCGGCAGTCGCTGGCTCGAAGTCAGGTAAGCGCGCGGCGGGACGGCCGTGCTCTCGATGGCGCGAAGGACCTCGTGCTGGACTTCCAGCCGGCGCTCCGGACGGATCGGAGCGCCGTCGAACTCGACCACCCAGAGGCGCTCCAGGCGCCGTCCCCTTTGGAGCTTGGACTCGGCGCGCACCAGCTGAATGCGCATCAGGAACAGCTGCGCCGCGATGCGACCGAAGAGCCCGCGCCCCCCGTCGCACTCGACCTCGAGCAAGCTCAGTACCCCGCTCCCCGACTCGACGAAGCGTACCACCGTGTTCTTCATGCAGCGGAGCATCGCCGCGCAGCGTAAGCGGCGGGTGACCGGGCAGTAGATTCGAGGTGACGCTACCCAGTCAGCGGCTGGTCCACGAACCGGTACCCGACGCCACGCACCGTCTCGACGTAGTCACGCGCGTCACCGAGCTTCTCGCGCAGCCGCTTCACGTGAGCGTCCACGGTGCGCGTGCTGATGCGTGCGTCCACGCCCCAGACCGTGTCGAGCAGGCTCTCCCGCGACTGGACGCGGTTCTTGCGGTCGAACAGCGTGAGCAGGAGCTTGAGCTCGAGCGCCGTCAGCTCCACCTCTTCGTCACGGACCCAGACGCGGTGCGCGTCGCGGTCGATCTTCAGGTCGCCGAACTCGATGGCACGGCTCGCGGCCGTCGGAGAGTCGTGGCGCCGGAGCACCGCGCGCACCCGGAGGACGAGCTCCCGCACGCTGAAGGGCTTGACGATGTAGTCGTCGGCGCCGAGCTCGAAGCCCACCACCCGGTCGATCTCGTCGTTCCGGGCGGTCACCATCACCACCGGGACGCGCCGCGTGGCGGCCTCGCTCTTGAGGGACCGGCACACGTCCATGCCCGAGGTGTCCGGGAGCATCAGATCCAGGAGCACCAGGTCGGGGCGCGACTCCCGCGCCATCCGCAGGCCCTCGCCGCCCTGGGTCGCCTTGAGCACCTCGAATCCAGCGGCGCGAAGATTGTATTCCAGCACGTCCTGGATGTCGTGTTCGTCTTCGATCACGAGCACGGTCGTCATTCAGCTCACAGAGCTAGCGAAGCCGTGTGACCACCGGGTGACGACTGGGTGCCAGGTCCGGCACGCCTCGGCGATGGAGCTCTCGCGAGGGCGCCGGATTGACCCAGGTCAACTCGCCGGAAACGCTGGCCGGCCTCGCCGGGTGGGGGTATCCTCGAGGCATCTTCTTCGTGTCGGGGGAACCGGCGCGTCTCTCTTCGTTGGCTTCGCAACGCGCGAGCGATCGGGAGGTGATTGCGATGGCGTATGTGGGATTCGAACGAAGGTCGAATCGGCGCGCCGATGTTCCTGCGACGGCGGTCCTGCTGAGGGGTGGCGCTGCCGGTGGCCGCTTCGACGTGGCAAACCTCTCCGCAGCGGGCGCGCTCCTGATTGGCGCGAGCGAGCTGGGCCGAGGTGACCACGCGCTCTTGCACCTCGAGGCGCCCGGCTGCGAGCCGGTCGTGGTGCACGCGCGCATCGTCAGGGGTGGCGACGGCGACGGCGTCAACGCGCTGGCCGTCGAGTTCCGGCACCGTTCGCCGGACACGGAGGACGCCATCCAGGACGTGGTGCTCTCTGCGCTCGAGGAGGACGCGCGCTCGAGCCGGAGCGTTCTCGCGGAGCAGGCCGAAGCCTGAGTGTGACGTCCGCGTAACCCGCGTGCGGATTCGGCGACGATCCGGTTCACTGGCAATTTCCAGGATTGCCACGGAGCCGTCACGGCCCTGAGGCAGTCTCCCGGTCGTCGCGATGGACCTCACGACCTGGACCACGACTCAGTCAGACCCGGTGCGCCGAAAGCGCCTGGTCTTCGGCTACACCGTCGGCTCCTTCGGGGCGGGGCTGGTGGCCGTGGTAGTCGCGGTGACCGCCGGCAAGGTGGTGATGGCCGACGAGGACGTGCCGGTGGACGTCACACTGGCGACGGCTCCCGAAGAGCAGAAGGCTCCCGAGCCCGAGCCCGAGCCCGAGCCGACGCCGGAGCCCGAGCAGAAGGCGCCTGGGCCGCGCTTGCCGAAGCTCGCTCCGCCCAAGGAAACCCCAAAGGACGAGCCCGCGGAGTCGAGCAGCGCGGACGACGCCTATGGGTACGGGGATCCGTATCAGCACGGCAGCGGCGGAGGCGGCGCTCCGAAGCCGGCCGCCACCGCGGTCGCTCCGCCTCCACCCCCGCCCCCGCCGCCTCCGAAGCCGAAGCCGGCTGGCCCGACGCGCCTCACCGAGAACGACGTCCCGCCGGTGTCGGTGTCGATGGGCGCGCCGCAGTACCCCGCCGCGGCCAAGGCCGCCGGCGTCGAGGGCACCGTGGTCGTCAAATACGTGGTCACCGAGACCGGCGCCGTCACCGGCGTACAGGTCGTGCGTGGCCCGAGCGAGCTCCACGCCGCGTGCATCGCCGCCGTCCAGAGCTGGCGCTTCAAGCCGGCGCTGCGCGACGGTGTGCCCATCGCGGTCTCCCGCGTCGCGCGCTTTCCTTTCCGCATCAAGACCTGACGAAAGTCGAACACCGGAGAACAACCATGTCCTTCAACCTCGCGCACATCTGGGAGTCGATGGGCCTGCTCGGCAAGGTGATCGCCGCCGTGCTGCTCGCGATGGGCATCGCCAGCATCGGTGTGGTCGTCGAGCGCCTGCTGGCGTTCTCGCGCTCCGCCAAAGAGTCGATCCAGTTCGCGCAGAAAGCGACGCCGCTGCTCCGAAGCTGGGAGGTGGAGACGCTGCTCACCACCGCCAAGGCCCACAAGAGCTCGGCGCTCGCCCGCCTGTTCGCGGCCATTGTCGAGCGCTACATCGGCGGCTTCGAGACCGTGGAGGGCAAGATCACGCCGGTGGAGCTGGCGCGCAACGAGGCCGAGCGGCAGAAGGAGCAGCTCGGCGCCGAGCTCCGGCGCGGCATGAGCGTGCTCGCCTCCGTGGGCTCGGTGGCCCCCTTCGTCGGTCTGCTCGGCACCGTGGTGGGCATCATCGCCGCCTTCCAGGGCATCGCCTCCACGGGCTCCGGCGGCCTGGGCGCCGTCTCGGCAGGCATCGCCGAGGCGCTGATCGAGACCGCCTTCGGCCTGATGGTCGCCATCCCCGCGGTGCTCTTCTTCAACTACCTGACCGCTCGGGTGAACAGCATCGAGCTGGCCCTGGCGCGCTCCGCCGGCGAGCTGCTCGACGAGATGGAGGCCCGCTACGTCCCGCCGTCGAGCTCTCGGGACTCGGACGTCGGCGAGCGCCGGGCGGCCTGAGGAGAGTCGGTCATGGGCATGAGCGCGAGCGCAGCGGCACGGCGACCCGAGCCGGAGATCAACGTCACGCCCTTGGTGGACGTGGTGCTGGTGTTGCTCATCATCTTCATGGTGATCGCTCCGGCGCTGAACGAAGGCGAGCACGTGGACCTGCCCGCGATCTTCCAACCCGACGCCAAGCCCAAGGACATGAATCCCATCGACGTGACCATCGCGCTGAACGGCACGGTGGTGATCGACAAAGAGCGCGTCGAGCCGACTACGCTGAAGGCGCGGCTCGTGGAGCTTCACGCCAAGGACCCCGAGCGGGCGCTGTTGCTCAAGACCGACGCGGCCGCACCCTACAAGCGCGTGCGCGAGACCTTCGCCATGCTCCAAGGCATCGGCTTCAAGGGCATCTCGCTGAAGGTGACCGAGAGGAAGAAGCCCGGTCAGGGCCAGTGAGGGCGCCATGGGAATACACGTCAGCGCAGGCAAGGGCAGCCGAAGGCAGCAACCGACACCCAACGTGAACGTCACCCCGCTGGTGGACGTGACGCTGGTGGTGCTGATCATCTTCATGGTCGTCACCCCGCTGATGACCAAGACCTTCTGGCTCAACCTGCCCAAGCAGGAGAAGACGGACCAGCCGCCGCCCCCTCCGAGTGACGACGCGAACAAGCCGCTGGTCGTGACGGTGGACAGAGCAGGTGCCATCCGAGTGAACCAGACCGTGCTCAGCAAGGAAGAGCTGAAGGAGCGGCTGCCGCGCATGCTGGCCGCCAAGAAGCAGAAGGTCGTGTACTTCGACGCCCACGACGAGCTCGGCTACGGCCGCGCCGTGGACGTTTTGGACGTGGCCCGCGCCGGTGGCGCTCGCTCGATCGCGATCTTGACCGAATCCGTAGTCCGCTGAGGAAAGCCTTCCGAGAGCTGCTCGGCGTCCGACTGGGACGTCCGGGCGGACGTGTACCCCCATGAGAGCTCGACGCTTCATCACCACCTGTTTGATCTCTCTCGTCACCTCGTCCGTTTGGGCCCAGGCGCCCGAGGAGGAAGAGGGGGACGAGGTCGCGCCCGCGCCGAGCGAGCCGGAGAAGGTCCCACCGCCGGCGGAGGAGGCCGCGGAGGAGGGCGGGGAGGAAGACCCCGCACGCCCGCCGCCCAGGGGCAAGGGCGTGATCTGGGGCACGCTCACCGACACCAAGCTGAAGGAGCCGCTGCCGGAGGCGACGGTGACGGTGGTCGGCACGAAGCACAAGACCATCACCGATCTGGACGGGCGGTTCCGCCTGGAGCTGCCGCCGGGCACGTACGTCCTCCGTTTCTTCTACGAGCTCCACAAGGCAGAGCGCGTGTCGGGCATCGTCGTCGGTGCCGGCGAGATCGCGAAGGTGGATGCCCAGCTGATCCCCGACGAGAAGGCCGTGGACGTGGTCGAGGTCGAGACCGAGGCCGATCGCGCCAGCATGGAAGGCCTGATCCTCACCCGCCGGCGCTCCGCCGCGAGCGGCGACGCCGTGGGTCGCGTCGAGATCGCCAAGACCCCGGACCGTACCGCGGCCGAGGCCGCGCGACGCGTGGTCGGCGCCAACATCGTGGACGGCCGCTTCGTGTACGTGCGCGGCCTCGGCGAGCGCTACACCAACGCGCTCTTGAACGGCGTGCCGCTGCCGAGCCCCGAGCCCGATCGCCAGGCCGTGCCGCTCGATCTGTTCCCTTCGCTGGTGCTCGAGGACCTCACCATCGTGAAGTCCTTCACACCGGACAGCCCGGCTGACTTCACCGGTGGCTCGGTGCGGATCAACACCCGGGAGATGCCGACGAAGTTCCTGCTCTCGGCCTCGCTGGGCATGGGCTTCAACACCCAGACCACGTTCGCGGAGCGCCTCTCGTACAAGGGCTCGAGCACCGACTGGCTCGGGTTCGACGGTGGGGCGCGCAAGCTGCCGGACAGCATCCCGAGCCACAAGATCGGCCCGAACGTGCCGCGTCCCGACGGCACGGTTCCGAGCCAGGCCGAGCTCACCGGCTGGGGGCGCGATCTGAACGCCTTCATGAGCCCCGAGGGCGCGACCAGCTTGCCGAACTACAGCCTGAGCCTGGTCGGAGGTGACAGCTTCGACCTCGGTGGCAAACGGCGCCTGGGCACGCTGGCGGCGCTGACCTACTCGCGCAAGTTCCTGCGCCGGAGCAGCGAGGAGATCCGGACCTTCGGCATCGACGGCAACGGGCAGCTCCAGCAGAAGAACGACATCGAGGGCGAGACCGGCCTCGACCAGGTGGGCTGGGGCGCGCTCGCCGGCGTCACCTACGAGTTCGACCCCAAGCACCGCGTCGGCGTGATCGGCTTCCACAGCCAGGCCGGCGACAAGGAGGCCCGGGTGTTCGAGGGCTTCCACGAGGAGCGCTCGGCCATCATCCGCGAGACCCGGCTGCGCTACGTCAGCCGCGGGCTCACCTTCGGCCAGCTCCGAGGCGAGCACGAGATCGACGAGCTCGACCAGGCCAAGCTCGACTGGAGCCTGTTCGCCTCCCGCGCCGGGCGCG
It encodes the following:
- a CDS encoding PAS domain-containing protein codes for the protein MRLGVRAKLFLLSLGLIIASVIASYAYLRGALEDALLQSVRTDLHVRVKLIARELSDAPADSPEEWQLLAQDLGKRAEARVTLIDLEGKVFGDSDVTWAELPRVENHRGRAEVDAALAGRTGESVRHSTTVRQRMLYMAEPFQRDGKPGGVARVALSLARVDGAVADLRRLALIAALLAIAVAVVLSSAAAQLVWRDARSLTEAARRMAAGDLATRTRRSGTDELGELGRALDALASSLSSTLSELRSERDRVSGILSGMQEGVLLLDRDGRVALVNPALCEMLLLPSDAQGKTPLEVIRHAQLKSLLDDVIESDEPHSRDIEVGGIKPRRLLVRAAPLAGEQGGTLAVFVDVTDMRRLETMRRDFVANVSHELRTPVTAIRSAAETLDTALEKDPEAARRFVEIIDRNAERLRELVEDLLDLSRIESQTYKLGFASLELGSVASHVIDLFRERADKKRIRLLADLPAALPKVCVDPKALDHVLTNLIDNAVKYCPNGSTVSLRASEEGDLVRVSVSDDGPGIEPRHLPRLFERFYRVDAGRSRELGGTGLGLSIVKHLVEAMGGSVRVESTLGSGTQFSFTLRTEMPPERSAPNVTETS
- a CDS encoding response regulator encodes the protein MAKVLVIEDERDLQQVLTYNLRQAGHEALSAERGVEGLRLARAEHPDLVLLDLMLPDVPGTDVCRTLKEDAATRGIPVVMLTARGEEIDRVVGFELGADDYIVKPFSVRELMLRIQAILRRAKSERPPSDATIEFGCLKIDREAHRVWVEEHEIELTALEFRLLVTLYERKNRVQTRAALLDDVWGIQADITTRTVDTHVKRLREKLEGARDYVETVRGVGYRFKGSPDEASI
- a CDS encoding response regulator, which translates into the protein MTTVLVIEDEHDIQDVLEYNLRAAGFEVLKATQGGEGLRMARESRPDLVLLDLMLPDTSGMDVCRSLKSEAATRRVPVVMVTARNDEIDRVVGFELGADDYIVKPFSVRELVLRVRAVLRRHDSPTAASRAIEFGDLKIDRDAHRVWVRDEEVELTALELKLLLTLFDRKNRVQSRESLLDTVWGVDARISTRTVDAHVKRLREKLGDARDYVETVRGVGYRFVDQPLTG
- a CDS encoding PilZ domain-containing protein; this encodes MAYVGFERRSNRRADVPATAVLLRGGAAGGRFDVANLSAAGALLIGASELGRGDHALLHLEAPGCEPVVVHARIVRGGDGDGVNALAVEFRHRSPDTEDAIQDVVLSALEEDARSSRSVLAEQAEA
- a CDS encoding energy transducer TonB; translation: MDLTTWTTTQSDPVRRKRLVFGYTVGSFGAGLVAVVVAVTAGKVVMADEDVPVDVTLATAPEEQKAPEPEPEPEPTPEPEQKAPGPRLPKLAPPKETPKDEPAESSSADDAYGYGDPYQHGSGGGGAPKPAATAVAPPPPPPPPPPKPKPAGPTRLTENDVPPVSVSMGAPQYPAAAKAAGVEGTVVVKYVVTETGAVTGVQVVRGPSELHAACIAAVQSWRFKPALRDGVPIAVSRVARFPFRIKT
- a CDS encoding MotA/TolQ/ExbB proton channel family protein, which produces MSFNLAHIWESMGLLGKVIAAVLLAMGIASIGVVVERLLAFSRSAKESIQFAQKATPLLRSWEVETLLTTAKAHKSSALARLFAAIVERYIGGFETVEGKITPVELARNEAERQKEQLGAELRRGMSVLASVGSVAPFVGLLGTVVGIIAAFQGIASTGSGGLGAVSAGIAEALIETAFGLMVAIPAVLFFNYLTARVNSIELALARSAGELLDEMEARYVPPSSSRDSDVGERRAA
- a CDS encoding biopolymer transporter ExbD, which translates into the protein MSASAAARRPEPEINVTPLVDVVLVLLIIFMVIAPALNEGEHVDLPAIFQPDAKPKDMNPIDVTIALNGTVVIDKERVEPTTLKARLVELHAKDPERALLLKTDAAAPYKRVRETFAMLQGIGFKGISLKVTERKKPGQGQ
- a CDS encoding biopolymer transporter ExbD → MGIHVSAGKGSRRQQPTPNVNVTPLVDVTLVVLIIFMVVTPLMTKTFWLNLPKQEKTDQPPPPPSDDANKPLVVTVDRAGAIRVNQTVLSKEELKERLPRMLAAKKQKVVYFDAHDELGYGRAVDVLDVARAGGARSIAILTESVVR
- a CDS encoding TonB-dependent receptor — encoded protein: MRARRFITTCLISLVTSSVWAQAPEEEEGDEVAPAPSEPEKVPPPAEEAAEEGGEEDPARPPPRGKGVIWGTLTDTKLKEPLPEATVTVVGTKHKTITDLDGRFRLELPPGTYVLRFFYELHKAERVSGIVVGAGEIAKVDAQLIPDEKAVDVVEVETEADRASMEGLILTRRRSAASGDAVGRVEIAKTPDRTAAEAARRVVGANIVDGRFVYVRGLGERYTNALLNGVPLPSPEPDRQAVPLDLFPSLVLEDLTIVKSFTPDSPADFTGGSVRINTREMPTKFLLSASLGMGFNTQTTFAERLSYKGSSTDWLGFDGGARKLPDSIPSHKIGPNVPRPDGTVPSQAELTGWGRDLNAFMSPEGATSLPNYSLSLVGGDSFDLGGKRRLGTLAALTYSRKFLRRSSEEIRTFGIDGNGQLQQKNDIEGETGLDQVGWGALAGVTYEFDPKHRVGVIGFHSQAGDKEARVFEGFHEERSAIIRETRLRYVSRGLTFGQLRGEHEIDELDQAKLDWSLFASRAGRDEPDTRGTIYTYDSGLDAYTLEDDALSGSHFFAEQSEETYGGALDWTQPLLKGDAPASLKLGTLLSFRDRQFDARRFRYRSIPGSDPNLLLLPPDQLFTDGNIGTSLNIQEDTRANDSYTADLNVYAAYLMSDTSLSKRLRLILGERLEVARQGIESVDPFAPAVGKISTRLDTTDLLPSLSLIFKASERANLRASVTRTIARPQLRELAPFSFTDYFGGNNVEGNPNLDRTLITNGDLRFEWFPSASEVLAFSTFYKHFDGAIEQVLQAQGSSAGIATFQNADSASLIGVELEGRKKLDFLSPVLRDFSLIANLTLARSRVSLDPQTATFVTNPDRPLSNQAPWVVNAMLDYGSQDLGLKARVLYNIAGRSIVTVGTNGLPDVYEQPRHAVDAAVAKDLGKHVELKLAATNILNSAFVRTQGESDDGDNITRKYTDGSTYTLSGTYTY